The following proteins are encoded in a genomic region of Chryseobacterium cucumeris:
- a CDS encoding MFS transporter, which translates to MKKTNPIWLLTLLVMLPQFVETIYSPVLPMVQEQFGVHEETVTLTISLYFIAFALGVAFWGVQCDRIGRKKSLEYGLITYGAGTLAAVFAPDFMVLLGARIISAFGISVGSIVTQTILRDTFDKDNLSKVFSWIGIGLSISPVIGMVTGSILASSGGHQSVFITLCILSILFLLLSRQKIAETHHVKKSINLKTLINLLKRMLLDQSIIKCCLLIMSFNVLLFSYYSLAPFIFKENHYSSYVFGYSSIILAGGTFVGAKLNRFLLLKNIRSEYLVKASTFSALAASVFVWILTGTGIYFVIPYFFIVMAFSIAIPNILSTALIHYKNETGSAGALLGLIYYVLIGLGLVSIGLIQNLGIACVLFSGIGVGTLLLFGNKKN; encoded by the coding sequence ATGAAAAAGACAAATCCTATCTGGCTGCTGACCCTGCTTGTGATGCTTCCGCAGTTTGTGGAAACCATCTACAGTCCTGTTTTGCCAATGGTACAGGAACAGTTTGGAGTCCATGAAGAAACAGTTACCTTAACAATCAGTTTATATTTTATCGCATTTGCACTGGGTGTGGCATTTTGGGGAGTGCAATGCGACAGGATCGGAAGGAAAAAATCATTGGAATATGGTCTCATTACCTATGGGGCAGGAACATTGGCGGCTGTTTTTGCTCCTGATTTTATGGTTCTTCTGGGAGCCAGGATTATTTCTGCATTCGGAATTTCGGTGGGTTCCATTGTAACACAAACCATTTTAAGAGATACTTTTGACAAAGATAATCTCAGCAAAGTATTTTCCTGGATCGGAATAGGCTTGTCCATCAGTCCGGTAATCGGAATGGTTACAGGCTCAATACTGGCTTCCTCCGGCGGACATCAGAGCGTATTTATTACATTGTGTATCTTGAGTATACTTTTTTTACTCCTTTCCAGACAGAAAATTGCTGAAACTCATCATGTAAAGAAATCCATCAACTTGAAGACGTTGATCAACTTGTTGAAACGGATGCTGCTTGATCAGAGTATCATCAAGTGCTGCTTATTGATTATGAGCTTTAATGTCTTGCTATTTTCATACTATTCACTGGCTCCGTTTATCTTTAAAGAAAATCATTATTCCTCTTATGTTTTCGGGTACAGCAGTATAATACTGGCTGGCGGTACCTTCGTGGGAGCAAAGCTTAACAGATTTTTATTATTGAAGAATATACGGTCTGAATATTTAGTCAAAGCAAGTACCTTCTCCGCATTGGCTGCCTCTGTTTTTGTCTGGATTCTGACAGGTACAGGAATTTATTTTGTAATTCCCTACTTCTTTATTGTGATGGCATTCAGCATTGCAATTCCCAATATTTTAAGTACTGCATTGATTCATTATAAAAACGAAACAGGAAGCGCCGGGGCTTTATTAGGATTAATTTATTATGTTCTGATAGGTTTAGGATTGGTGAGTATTGGACTGATACAAAATCTGGGAATTGCGTGTGTCCTGTTTTCTGGAATTGGAGTTGGTACTTTATTGCTGTTTGGAAACAAAAAGAATTGA
- a CDS encoding alpha/beta fold hydrolase: MKHFRNIMSAFALTVSGFIFSQVKPLDAMLSDYQYPYEVHFLNFKSQGEDLKMAYMDVKPQKPNGKTVMLLHGKNFNGAYWERTAKDLSAKGFRVVIPDQIGFGKSSKPHAYQFSFSQLAENTKAVLDELKIDKTIVLGHSMGGMVATRFTLLYPEKVQKLILENPIGLEDYKTFAAYQTIDQAYQSELKNTAETYKNYQLKFYYDNKWKEEYQPWLDLIAGWTLHKDYPQVAWDAALTSDMIYNQPVCYEFKNIKVPTLLIIGTRDRTAIGKDRAPKELQPKMGQYQELGKKTQREIAGSKLVEIENVGHLPHIEVYPKFFQALYDFIQ, encoded by the coding sequence ATGAAACATTTCAGAAATATAATGTCCGCTTTTGCTTTAACGGTCTCCGGTTTTATATTTTCACAGGTAAAACCTCTGGATGCAATGCTGTCTGATTATCAATATCCTTACGAAGTTCATTTTCTTAATTTCAAGTCTCAGGGTGAAGATTTGAAAATGGCTTATATGGATGTAAAGCCGCAAAAACCCAACGGAAAAACGGTCATGCTTCTCCACGGTAAAAACTTTAATGGAGCGTACTGGGAGAGAACAGCAAAAGACCTTTCTGCTAAAGGTTTCCGGGTAGTGATTCCTGATCAGATAGGATTTGGAAAGTCTTCAAAGCCTCATGCTTACCAATTTTCTTTTTCACAGCTTGCAGAAAATACAAAAGCGGTTCTGGATGAACTGAAAATTGACAAAACCATCGTACTTGGACATTCAATGGGAGGAATGGTGGCCACCAGATTTACGTTATTATATCCTGAAAAAGTACAGAAACTGATTCTCGAAAACCCGATCGGACTGGAAGATTATAAAACTTTTGCAGCCTACCAGACCATTGATCAGGCTTATCAGTCTGAACTTAAAAATACAGCCGAAACCTATAAAAATTATCAGCTGAAATTCTATTACGACAATAAATGGAAAGAAGAATATCAACCCTGGCTTGACTTAATTGCTGGCTGGACTCTTCATAAAGATTATCCTCAGGTCGCATGGGATGCAGCGCTTACTTCGGATATGATTTACAATCAGCCGGTATGTTATGAATTTAAAAATATAAAAGTTCCGACATTGCTTATTATTGGAACAAGAGACAGAACCGCAATAGGAAAGGACAGAGCTCCTAAAGAACTTCAACCTAAAATGGGGCAATATCAGGAATTGGGAAAGAAAACCCAACGTGAGATTGCAGGCTCAAAGCTTGTTGAGATTGAAAATGTCGGGCACCTTCCGCATATCGAAGTATATCCTAAATTTTTTCAAGCACTGTATGATTTTATACAATAA
- a CDS encoding EamA family transporter encodes MKKKNILKGVLFVGIGASIYGMLATFVKMAYHDGFTTSEVTTSQFVLGLTGLLILNFIQTLTSKQKLSVPSSKEVRMLLLAGTSLGGTSLFYYIAVQYINVSIAIVLLMQSVWFSVVVESILTKKLPNTRKVVSVVIVLLGTVLATNLINMEIELDWHGVFWGLMAAASYTLTMFTSNTLATHLPVFRKSIIMLAGGSVVVFAFLFFAQIGPMYFDGLKSLYLNFTDNTEHIHSFNYSIFLTYGFVLALFGTIIPPILFNVGFPNAGLGLGSIVSSLELPVSVTMAFVLLGEKVFFIQWVGIALILFAIVLMNLPSKQEKEVSMA; translated from the coding sequence ATGAAGAAGAAAAATATACTAAAAGGTGTTTTATTTGTAGGGATTGGAGCTAGTATATACGGTATGTTGGCCACTTTTGTAAAAATGGCTTATCATGATGGCTTTACAACCTCAGAAGTAACTACTTCCCAATTCGTATTAGGTTTGACGGGACTTTTGATCCTGAACTTTATTCAGACCCTAACCTCAAAACAGAAATTATCGGTGCCCAGTTCTAAAGAAGTAAGAATGCTCTTGCTTGCAGGAACTTCTTTGGGCGGAACAAGTTTATTCTACTATATTGCCGTGCAATATATCAATGTTTCCATTGCTATTGTATTATTGATGCAGTCGGTGTGGTTCAGTGTGGTGGTAGAAAGTATTCTAACTAAAAAACTTCCCAACACAAGAAAAGTGGTTTCTGTGGTTATCGTTTTGTTGGGAACGGTTCTGGCAACCAATCTTATTAATATGGAAATAGAGCTGGACTGGCACGGAGTATTCTGGGGGCTAATGGCAGCCGCTTCATATACTTTAACAATGTTCACCTCTAATACGCTGGCTACTCATCTTCCGGTTTTCCGAAAGAGTATTATTATGCTGGCGGGTGGTTCAGTTGTCGTTTTTGCATTCTTATTCTTTGCCCAGATAGGGCCTATGTATTTTGATGGCTTAAAATCATTATACCTGAATTTTACTGATAATACAGAACATATCCATTCATTTAATTATTCAATATTTCTCACGTATGGATTTGTACTGGCGCTTTTTGGAACTATTATTCCGCCTATCTTATTCAATGTTGGGTTTCCCAATGCAGGATTGGGCCTTGGAAGTATCGTTTCATCACTGGAACTTCCGGTTTCCGTAACCATGGCTTTCGTTTTGCTGGGAGAGAAAGTATTTTTCATTCAGTGGGTAGGTATTGCCTTGATTCTTTTTGCAATTGTTTTAATGAATTTACCTTCAAAACAGGAAAAAGAAGTTTCAATGGCATAA